One Pempheris klunzingeri isolate RE-2024b chromosome 22, fPemKlu1.hap1, whole genome shotgun sequence DNA segment encodes these proteins:
- the mrps33 gene encoding small ribosomal subunit protein mS33 → MARVSSYATRMARLSAQIFGEVVHPTDSRSMKVVQLFQEPPMAKRPDVIDWYPQHKIYYAMTQKLRFMGLFRDEHEDFKEEMCRLRKLRGKGRPKKGEGKRATKKK, encoded by the exons ATGGCTCGCGTGTCCAGCTACGCCACGCGCATGGCGAGGCTCAGCGCGCAGATCTTCGGGGAGGTTGTGCATCCAACAGACTCCAGATCCATGAAGGTGGTCCAGCTGTTCCAGGAGCCCCCCATGGCCAAGAGACCGGACGTTATTGACTGGTACCCGCAGCACAAGATCTACTACGCCATGACCCAGAAGCTCAGGTTCATGGGACTGTTCAG AGACGAGCACGAGGACTTCAAGGAGGAGATGTGTCGCCTGAGGAAgctgagaggaaaagggaggccaaagaaaggagaggggaagagggcAACCAAGAAGAAATGA